The window GGGAGGCCGCGACCACGCTGAATCGCTACCCGGACCGGGAGTTCGTAGCGCTGCGCGAGAGTCTGGCGCGTTATCTGAGCGCGGATACGACCTCGACGATCACACCCGAGATGGTGTGGGCAGCCAACGGGTCCAACGAGGTGATGCTGCAACTGCTGCAGGCATTCGGGGGTCCCGGGCGCACCGCCGTGAGCTTTGCGCCGACGTACTCGATGTATCCCGAGTACGCCCGCGACACCCACACCCGCTGGGTCACCGGCCGCCGCGACGACGACTTCGCGATCGACCTCGGCGCGGCACGTGCCTTGGTCGAGTCCGAATCGCCGAGCGTCATCCTGCTGCCGTCGCCGAACAATCCCACCGGCACCGCGCTGCCGCTCGACGCGGTCACCGTGTTGTGCGAGGCGATGGGCGAGCAGGGGATCGTGGTCGTCGACGAGGCGTACGGCGAGTTCCGGCGCGACGGCGTACCAAGTGCGCTCGACCTGTTGTCGCAACACCGCAATCTCGTCGTGACGCGCACGATGAGCAAAGCCTTCGCTCTGGCGGGTGCCCGACTGGGATATCTGGCCGCCGATCCCGCGATCTGCGACGCGATCCGGGTGGTGCGGCTGCCGTACCACCTATCGGCGGTGACGCAGGCGACTGCGCTGGCGGCGCTGCGTCACACTTCTGAGTTGTTGGGCAATGTCGACGCACTGCGGCGCGAGCGCGATCACTTGGTGACCTGGCTGCGCCAGCGCTTCTATGAGGTCGCGGACTCCGACGCCAACTTCGTGCTCTTCGGTCCGTTCCCCGACCGGCATGCGATCTGGCAGGGGTTGCTCGACCGAGGAGTGTTGATCCGTGAGACCGGGCCGGACGGCTGGTTGAGGGTGTCGGTCGGTACGCCGGACGAGATGGGATCATTCAAGCAAGCCCTGGTCGCGGTCGATGCCGCGCGTCAGGACCCGGCAACCACGCAGGAGACATGATGAGCCGCACCGCGACCGTCGAGCGCACCACCTCGGAGTCGAAGGTCCACGTGAGCGTCAATCTCGACGGCACCGGACGCACCGAGATCACCACGGGCGTGGCCTTCTATGACCACATGCTCACCGCGCTGGGGCGGCACTCACTGATCGACCTCACCGTGCACGCCAACGGCGACACCCACATCGACGCTCACCACACGGTCGAGGACACCGCGATCGTGCTCGGGCAGGCGATCCGGGAGGCTCTCGGGGACAAGGCCGGGATCGTGCGCTACGGCGACGCGACCGTGCCGCTCGACGAGGCACTGGCGCAGGCCGTGGTGGACGTGTCGGGACGTCCCTACTGCGTATGCACCGGCGAACCCGAGGGACAGATCTATGCGCTGATCGGTGGCAACGGTCCGAATGGTGCGCCTTATCAGGGCTCACTGACCCAGCACGTCTTCGAGTCGCTGGCGTTCCACGCCCAGATCTGCCTGCACGTACGCCTGCTCGCAGGCCGCGACCCGCACCACATCGTCGAGGCGCAGTTCAAGGCGGTCGCGCGCGCCCTGCGGACGGCGATCGCGCTCGACCCCCGCGAGACCGGCGTACCGTCGACGAAGGGCGCCTTGTGAGCGTTGCTGGTGGTTTCGAGACGGCGCCTCGCAGGTCAACCACCACCGGGACCGCGGGTGGTTTCGAGGCGGCGCCTCGCAGGTCAACCACCACCGAGACCACCGGTGGTTTCGAGAGGGCGCCTCGCAGGTCAACCACCACCGAGACCACCGGTGGTTTCGAGACGGCGCCTCGCAGGTCAACCACCACCGAGACCCCCGATGGTTTCGAGAGGGCGCCTCGCAGGTCAACCACCACCGAGACCACCGGTGGTTTCGAGACGGCGCCTCGCAGGTCTAGCACCACCGGGACCACCGGTGGTTTCGAGAGGGCGCCTCGCAGGTCAACCACCACCGAGACCACCGGTGGTTTCGAGACGGCGCCTCGCAGGTCTACCACCACCGAGACCACCGGTGGTTTCGAGACGGCGCCTCGCAGGTCAACCACCACCGAGACCACCGGTGGTTTCGAGAGGGCGCCTCGCAGGTCAACCACCACCGAGACCACCGGTGGTTGAGGAGTGAACGAAGTGAACGTCTCGAAACCACGCGTCATCGTCCTCGACTACGGCTCGGGCAACGTCCGCTCGGTCGTACGCGCGGTGGAGCGTGCCGGAGCAGCCGTCACCCTCACGTCCGACCGGCAGGCTGCCCTGGATGCCGACGGGCTCGTCGTGCCGGGCGTGGGGGCTTACGAGGCGTGCATGCGCGGACTGCGCGCCGTACGAGCCCCCGAGGTGATCGGCCGTCGTCTAGCCGGCGGTCGAGCGGTGCTCGGGATCTGTGTCGGCATGCAGGTGCTCTTCGATCGCGGGGTCGAGCATGGCGTCGAGTCCGAGGGATGCGGCGAATGGCCAGGCGTCGTGGAGCGACTCCAGGCCGACGTCGTACCGCACATGGGCTGGAACACCGTCGCGGTGCCGGACGGGACGACTGCTTTCGCAGGCGTCGAGGACCAACGCTTCTACTTCGTGCATTCCTATGCCGCGCGCTCCTGGGACCTGGTGACCAATGACCGTACCCGTGCCCCCTTGGTGACCTGGGCCGAGCACGGGGGCGACCGCTTTGTGGCCGCGGTGGAGAACGGTCCACTGTGGGCAACCCAGTTCCACCCGGAGAAGTCCGGTGACGCCGGGGCCGCTCTGCTGCGCAACTGGGTGCAGACCCTCGTCGGTGGTTGAGGCGTGGCCGGCTAGCCGGTGCGTAGCGGGTTGAGGGGTGGGGTTTCCCAGGGTGCGTAGTTGCAGCCGGTGGAGACCGGGATCGGTGGTTGAGGAGCGAGCGTGAGCGAGCGTCTCGAAACCACGCAGCACGCGCACGGGGGAAGTGGTTTCGAGACGGCGCTACGCGCCTCCTCAACCACCGGGGAGTGTGGTTTCGAGACGCGCCTGCGGCGCTCCTCAACCACCGGGGCTTCGTGCCTCCTCATCGACCGGGAGACCCGAGATCGGTTCTGAGCCAAGGAGTCACCAAATCTGGCCGAGGGGTCACAACCGGCTTGCCCTAGGCTCGTGGCCGTGAGCACGAAGACGGCGTTTGTCACCGGAGCAGCACAAGGGATCGGGCGAGCCACTGCCGAGGCGCTGCTCTCACGCGGGTGGCGCGTGGGGGCGTACGACGTCGACACCGCCCGCCTGGAGGAGTTCGCGAGGAACAACCCGTACGCGAACCGCCTGATCGTCGCCGAACTCGATGTCACCGATCCGGTCGGCTGGCAGACCGCGCTCACGACGCTGTGCGGCGACGGCGGGCTCGACCTGCTGCACAACAACGCCGGGATCCTCACGCCCGGCAACTTCGAGGACGTGCCGCTGGCTCGGCACCGCGAGATCCTGGAGGTGAACGTGCTCGGGGTCGTCAACGGAGCCCACACGGCGCTGCGCTACCTCAAACGCAACCGCGGGTTGATGGTCAACATGTGCTCGGCGTCGGCGATCTATGGCCAACCTGAACTCGCGTCCTACTCGGCCAGCAAGTTCGCCGTACGCGGTCTCACCGAGGCGCTCGAACTCGAGTGGTCGCAACATGGGGTGGGCGTACGCGACCTCTGGCCGCTGTTCGTGAACACGGCGATGGTCGACGGCATGGACACCAGTTCGTCCAGGAGCCTGGGCATCAAACTCACCGTCGACGACGTGGTGGACGAGTTGTTGGCACTGATCGACGATCACGAGAAGGCCGGACCGCGCCGGCGGGCGCCCTGGCTGCGATCGGTGCACCGCCCGGTCGGCCGACAGGCCAAAGTCCTCGGTGCGCTTGCGCAAGTCTCGCCCACCTGGGTCAACCGTGCGTCCAACAAACTCATCTCGAAGCTCTGAAACTCCCGGATACCCAACTCGACGGGCAGCCAGGCACACCTCAACGCCTAGTGAGACCCAACTCAACGGCGCGGGGGAGGGGACCTACGATCAGGCATCGTGAGCGCCTACCTCGAACTCCTGCCGGCCGTCGACGTCAAGGGCGGTCAGGCCGTCCAACTCGTGCAGGGCGTTGACGGCTCGGAGCAGCGATTCGGGGACCCCGTCGAGGCCGCCCTGCGCTGGCAGCAGGCGGGCGCCGAATGGATCCACCTGGTGGACCTGGACGCTGCTTTCGGCCACGGCCACAACCGAGAATTGCAGGCTGAGATCGTCGGCCGTCTCGACATCCAGGTCGAGATGAGCGGCGGCATCCGCGACGACGAGTCGCTCGAAGCGGCGATGGCCACCGGCTGCCGTCGCGTCAACATCGGCACGGCCGCGCTGGAGTCCCCCGAGTGGTGCGCCAAGGCGATCGCGACGTACGGAGATCGGGTCGCGGTCGGCCTCGACGTCCGCGGTCGTACGCTCGCCGCCCGGGGCTGGACTCGTGAGGGCGGCGACCTCTACGAGACGCTGGCCCGCCTGGACTCCGAAGGGTGCGCGCGCTATGTCGTCACGGACGTCAACAAGGACGGCATGCTCCAGGGGCCCAATCTGCAACTGCTTCGCGACGTGTGCGCGGCCACGGACAAGCCGGTGGTCGCCAGCGGCGGTGTGACCACGCTCGACGACATCCGCGCCCTGATGGGCTTGGTCGCCGACGGTGTCGAGGGCGCGATCGCGGGCACGGCGCTCTACACCGGCCAGTTCACGCTAGTGGACGCGCTGGCGCTGACGAGGGGCTGACTCCGTGCACTTCAGCGAGTTCCACACCAGGTTGGCGGCGTACGCGCTGATCCTCGACGACCAGGGGCGCGTGCTGCTGACCTGGTGGAATGGCGAGGGTCGCTTCGATCCTGCCTGGACGCTGCCCGGCGGTGGCATCGACTTCGACGAGGCGCTGCGAGACGGGCTGGTACGCGAGGTCCGTGAAGAGACCGGCTACGACATCGAGGTGGGCGAGATGCTGGCCGACCACTTCTTCACGCGCAGCCCGAACAAGATCTTCGACGGCTGGTTCCGCTCGCAGCGTTTCGTGTACGCCGCCGAGATTGTCGGTGGCGAACTCGGCACGCTGGAGGTCGGCGGCTCCACGGACTTCGCCCGTTGGGTGTCGCTCGACGAGTTGCTCACCGGGGGCGAGCCGAGGACTGAGATCGTCGACGTCGCTCTCGCCGCCCGACGTTAGGTTGCGTGTCGTGTCCCTTGCAGTCCGCGTGATCCCGTGCCTCGACGTCGATTCGGGGCGTGTCGTCAAAGGCGTCAACTTCGAGGGCCTACGGGATGCGGGCGATCCCGTCGAGTTGGCCCGGAAGTATGACGCGGAAGGGGCGGACGAACTCACCTTCCTCGACATCTCCGCCTCGCATCAGGGTCGGGCGACGACGTTGGAGATCGTGTCGCGCTGTGCCGAAGAAGTCTTCATCCCACTCACGGTCGGTGGCGGCATTTCGACAGTCGAGGACGTCGACCGACTGCTGCGTGCCGGGGCCGACAAGATCGCCGTCAATACCGCCGCCATCCACCGCCCCGACCTGGTGAAGGAGATTGCCGACCGCTTCGGCAACCAGGTGCTCGTACTCTCCGTGGACGCTCGCCGGTGCGTCGATGATCGAGCCGAGTCGAGGCCCGCCTCCGGGTTCGAGGTCACCACCCATGGCGGCCGAAAGGCGGCTGGTCTCGACGCGATCGAGTGGGCGACGCGTGCTGTCGAGCTCGGTGCCGGGGAGATCCTGCTCAACGCCATGGACGCGGACGGCACCCGAGATGGCTTCGACCTCGAATTGATCGAGGCGGTACGCCGTGAGGTCACCGTCCCCGTGATCGCCAGTGGAGGTGCAGGGAGAGTCGAGCACTTCCCGCCCGCGGTCGCCGCCGGCGCGGATGCCGTACTCGCCGCCAGCGTCTTCCACTTCGGGACGCTGTCGATCGGCGACGTCAAGGCCGGTCTG of the Nocardioides sp. genome contains:
- the hisF gene encoding imidazole glycerol phosphate synthase subunit HisF; translated protein: MSLAVRVIPCLDVDSGRVVKGVNFEGLRDAGDPVELARKYDAEGADELTFLDISASHQGRATTLEIVSRCAEEVFIPLTVGGGISTVEDVDRLLRAGADKIAVNTAAIHRPDLVKEIADRFGNQVLVLSVDARRCVDDRAESRPASGFEVTTHGGRKAAGLDAIEWATRAVELGAGEILLNAMDADGTRDGFDLELIEAVRREVTVPVIASGGAGRVEHFPPAVAAGADAVLAASVFHFGTLSIGDVKAGLAAAGHPVRR
- a CDS encoding SDR family oxidoreductase, with product MSTKTAFVTGAAQGIGRATAEALLSRGWRVGAYDVDTARLEEFARNNPYANRLIVAELDVTDPVGWQTALTTLCGDGGLDLLHNNAGILTPGNFEDVPLARHREILEVNVLGVVNGAHTALRYLKRNRGLMVNMCSASAIYGQPELASYSASKFAVRGLTEALELEWSQHGVGVRDLWPLFVNTAMVDGMDTSSSRSLGIKLTVDDVVDELLALIDDHEKAGPRRRAPWLRSVHRPVGRQAKVLGALAQVSPTWVNRASNKLISKL
- a CDS encoding histidinol-phosphate transaminase yields the protein MSAAAWPPIRPELVGIEPYGAPQLDVPVQLNVNENPYAPSAACAADIAQAAGEAATTLNRYPDREFVALRESLARYLSADTTSTITPEMVWAANGSNEVMLQLLQAFGGPGRTAVSFAPTYSMYPEYARDTHTRWVTGRRDDDFAIDLGAARALVESESPSVILLPSPNNPTGTALPLDAVTVLCEAMGEQGIVVVDEAYGEFRRDGVPSALDLLSQHRNLVVTRTMSKAFALAGARLGYLAADPAICDAIRVVRLPYHLSAVTQATALAALRHTSELLGNVDALRRERDHLVTWLRQRFYEVADSDANFVLFGPFPDRHAIWQGLLDRGVLIRETGPDGWLRVSVGTPDEMGSFKQALVAVDAARQDPATTQET
- a CDS encoding NUDIX hydrolase produces the protein MHFSEFHTRLAAYALILDDQGRVLLTWWNGEGRFDPAWTLPGGGIDFDEALRDGLVREVREETGYDIEVGEMLADHFFTRSPNKIFDGWFRSQRFVYAAEIVGGELGTLEVGGSTDFARWVSLDELLTGGEPRTEIVDVALAARR
- the priA gene encoding bifunctional 1-(5-phosphoribosyl)-5-((5-phosphoribosylamino)methylideneamino)imidazole-4-carboxamide isomerase/phosphoribosylanthranilate isomerase PriA; the encoded protein is MSAYLELLPAVDVKGGQAVQLVQGVDGSEQRFGDPVEAALRWQQAGAEWIHLVDLDAAFGHGHNRELQAEIVGRLDIQVEMSGGIRDDESLEAAMATGCRRVNIGTAALESPEWCAKAIATYGDRVAVGLDVRGRTLAARGWTREGGDLYETLARLDSEGCARYVVTDVNKDGMLQGPNLQLLRDVCAATDKPVVASGGVTTLDDIRALMGLVADGVEGAIAGTALYTGQFTLVDALALTRG
- the hisB gene encoding imidazoleglycerol-phosphate dehydratase HisB yields the protein MSRTATVERTTSESKVHVSVNLDGTGRTEITTGVAFYDHMLTALGRHSLIDLTVHANGDTHIDAHHTVEDTAIVLGQAIREALGDKAGIVRYGDATVPLDEALAQAVVDVSGRPYCVCTGEPEGQIYALIGGNGPNGAPYQGSLTQHVFESLAFHAQICLHVRLLAGRDPHHIVEAQFKAVARALRTAIALDPRETGVPSTKGAL
- the hisH gene encoding imidazole glycerol phosphate synthase subunit HisH, which codes for MNVSKPRVIVLDYGSGNVRSVVRAVERAGAAVTLTSDRQAALDADGLVVPGVGAYEACMRGLRAVRAPEVIGRRLAGGRAVLGICVGMQVLFDRGVEHGVESEGCGEWPGVVERLQADVVPHMGWNTVAVPDGTTAFAGVEDQRFYFVHSYAARSWDLVTNDRTRAPLVTWAEHGGDRFVAAVENGPLWATQFHPEKSGDAGAALLRNWVQTLVGG